From a single Natronorubrum tibetense GA33 genomic region:
- a CDS encoding DUF305 domain-containing protein has translation MNRRELLQAATGTLVLTQAPIVFAQDDEEFNAVDIMFVRMMIPHHEGAIQMAELIPERTDREELLDLRTEIIEEQEAEIDLMCELLDDAGVTGCDEVGSMMPHEVGSMMPHEMGEMMRGDGMDDDEMSNGMDDDEMGNGMRADEIEEMMPREHMMTHDDRRELRRAENEEFDCLFAEHMIRHHEGAVVMSEHVLDEGESERVADLADGIIDAQQEEIELMEEWRDDWDC, from the coding sequence ATGAATCGACGTGAGTTACTACAAGCAGCGACTGGCACACTGGTGCTGACACAGGCACCGATCGTGTTTGCACAGGATGATGAGGAGTTCAACGCTGTGGACATCATGTTCGTGCGAATGATGATTCCGCATCACGAGGGGGCGATCCAGATGGCCGAACTCATCCCAGAGCGAACCGATCGGGAGGAATTACTCGATCTCCGGACAGAGATAATCGAGGAGCAAGAAGCGGAGATCGATCTCATGTGTGAATTGCTCGATGATGCCGGTGTCACCGGTTGTGACGAGGTGGGGAGCATGATGCCCCACGAGGTGGGGAGCATGATGCCCCACGAGATGGGAGAGATGATGCGCGGCGACGGGATGGACGACGATGAGATGAGCAACGGGATGGACGACGATGAGATGGGCAACGGAATGCGCGCCGACGAGATAGAGGAGATGATGCCGCGAGAGCACATGATGACCCACGACGACAGGCGCGAACTCCGTCGCGCCGAAAACGAGGAGTTCGATTGCCTGTTCGCCGAACACATGATTCGCCATCACGAGGGTGCCGTCGTGATGTCCGAGCACGTGCTCGACGAAGGTGAATCTGAGCGCGTTGCCGATCTCGCAGACGGGATTATCGACGCTCAGCAAGAAGAGATTGAACTGATGGAGGAGTGGCGAGACGACTGGGATTGTTGA